In the genome of Phycisphaerae bacterium, one region contains:
- a CDS encoding GntR family transcriptional regulator has product MVMKKVLENLEPGGPPSESPRYLALKADLRDQILRGRIAQGSQIPPEHELCRRYGISRNTVQRAVRDLVREGLVTRHRGRGSFVRFRRSDHQQTLVGVLWPRHSGRPGAYEEVLHGVERAAEEAGFHLTTADTRNDPVRSIELAKHFNESKTVGALFIPTQGLDCDQVNREVIRTLRDAGQQVVLIDTDLDGGESLSSVVSRNFEGSYAVTRHLIGLGYRRIAHLRGPHNSTTEERLAGFAAAVREAGLAIRPEYTLMVAARDVDEQGVQEVDVFKAMAEPPEAVVCIHDLIALNVLRRCAERGIRVPEDLAVVGFDDLHQARVCSPPLTTVRQQLFTMGKRAMEILVQRIRGETPGPVKERLACELVVRRSCGAYINQQVQT; this is encoded by the coding sequence ATGGTGATGAAGAAGGTGCTCGAAAACCTGGAGCCCGGTGGTCCGCCGTCGGAGTCGCCACGGTATCTGGCCCTCAAGGCCGATCTGCGGGATCAGATTCTGCGGGGGCGGATCGCCCAGGGGTCGCAGATTCCGCCGGAACATGAGTTGTGTCGGCGTTACGGGATTTCACGGAACACGGTTCAGCGGGCGGTGCGGGACTTGGTTCGCGAGGGTTTGGTCACGCGCCATCGCGGGCGCGGGAGTTTCGTGCGGTTTCGCCGCAGCGATCATCAGCAGACGCTGGTGGGCGTGCTGTGGCCACGGCACAGCGGGCGTCCGGGGGCGTACGAGGAAGTCTTGCACGGGGTCGAACGGGCGGCAGAGGAGGCTGGGTTCCATCTGACCACCGCGGACACCCGGAACGATCCGGTCCGCAGCATCGAGTTGGCGAAGCACTTCAATGAGAGCAAGACAGTTGGGGCGCTGTTTATTCCGACGCAGGGGCTGGATTGCGATCAGGTCAATCGCGAGGTGATCCGGACGCTGCGCGACGCTGGGCAACAGGTGGTCCTGATCGACACGGACCTCGACGGCGGTGAATCGTTGAGCAGCGTGGTGAGTCGCAACTTCGAGGGCAGCTATGCGGTGACGCGGCACCTGATCGGTCTGGGCTATCGGCGGATCGCCCACCTGCGCGGTCCGCACAACTCGACCACCGAGGAGCGGCTGGCGGGTTTTGCCGCGGCGGTCCGCGAAGCGGGGTTGGCGATTCGCCCGGAGTACACGTTGATGGTGGCGGCCCGCGACGTCGACGAGCAGGGCGTCCAGGAGGTCGACGTCTTTAAGGCGATGGCTGAGCCGCCTGAGGCGGTGGTGTGCATTCACGACCTGATCGCGTTGAACGTGCTTCGCCGATGCGCGGAGCGCGGCATTCGGGTGCCGGAGGACCTGGCGGTCGTCGGGTTCGACGATCTTCACCAGGCGCGGGTGTGCAGCCCGCCGTTGACCACGGTCCGCCAGCAGCTTTTTACGATGGGCAAACGGGCGATGGAAATTCTGGTCCAGCGGATACGCGGCGAGACGCCCGGGCCGGTCAAGGAACGGCTGGCCTGCGAACTGGTGGTCCGCCGGTCGTGCGGTGCGTATATCAATCAACAGGTGCAGACATGA